The Xanthomonas indica genome has a segment encoding these proteins:
- a CDS encoding sensor domain-containing phosphodiesterase translates to MLKSPPALLDEPQRLSALHQLCLLDTPADQVFDLVTQLASRYLRVPIALVSLIDEKRQWFKSRVGLEAAQTPRSQAFCAYAIHSPELMVVPDARQDPRFRDNPLVTGPPFIRFYAGAPLLMADGASLGTLCVIDSEPRHELDEVARRTLQDLRDLLMVRIDTLRNSGFVDALTGLPNRSRFNDDLTMWLSLQSADQHDTAVAIDVCGIEYFRDMVKALGWEYAEGYLLAARDRLRQALDRLPLYRIDTTTFVFIMEGSDTAHLEYWCEHVCDAFAAAIDHQGIPHAASPSLGAVRLDGALSANHTVRSLTTAVDMARQRGQRWSLYERNHDANQRNAFRILAALPEALEAQGQLSLHYQPRVSLRSGECVGVEALLRWQHPLLGTVAPNDFIPLAEKTALMSRITAWVLRTGIAQAALWQQRGYGFSVSLNVSAVDLEQVDFIVRLQALLQQHALAPGALEIEFTESAMIRDPQRVAEQLQQISVLGVKIAIDDFGTGYSNLGYLKNIPASALKIDQSFIRALPGSRSDGMLVPSMIHLGHDFGQQVVAEGIESETVYRMLRDWGCDEGQGYWIARPMTAEALDAWLAEPWQGGDA, encoded by the coding sequence ATGTTGAAATCTCCGCCCGCCTTGCTGGACGAGCCGCAACGGCTCAGCGCCCTGCACCAGCTCTGCCTGCTGGATACCCCGGCCGACCAGGTCTTCGACCTGGTCACGCAGCTGGCGTCCCGCTACCTGCGGGTGCCGATCGCGCTGGTCTCGCTGATCGACGAAAAGCGCCAGTGGTTCAAGTCCCGGGTCGGCCTGGAGGCGGCGCAGACGCCGCGCAGCCAGGCGTTCTGCGCCTACGCGATCCACAGCCCGGAGCTGATGGTGGTGCCCGACGCGCGCCAGGACCCGCGCTTCCGCGACAACCCGCTGGTCACCGGCCCGCCGTTCATCCGCTTCTACGCCGGCGCGCCGCTGCTGATGGCCGACGGCGCCAGCCTCGGCACGCTGTGCGTGATCGACAGCGAGCCGCGCCACGAGCTCGACGAGGTCGCGCGCCGCACCCTGCAGGACCTGCGCGACCTGTTGATGGTGCGCATCGACACGCTGCGCAACAGCGGCTTCGTCGACGCCCTGACCGGGCTGCCCAACCGCAGCCGCTTCAACGACGACCTGACCATGTGGCTGTCGCTGCAGAGCGCGGACCAGCACGACACCGCGGTGGCGATCGACGTGTGCGGCATCGAGTACTTCCGCGACATGGTCAAGGCGCTGGGCTGGGAGTACGCAGAAGGTTACCTGCTGGCCGCACGCGATCGCCTGCGGCAGGCGCTGGACCGCCTGCCGCTGTACCGCATCGACACCACCACCTTCGTGTTCATCATGGAAGGCAGCGACACGGCGCACCTGGAGTACTGGTGCGAACACGTCTGCGACGCCTTCGCCGCGGCGATCGACCACCAGGGCATCCCGCATGCGGCCAGCCCCTCGCTGGGCGCGGTGCGCCTGGACGGGGCGCTCAGCGCCAACCATACGGTGCGCTCGCTGACCACCGCGGTGGACATGGCGCGCCAGCGCGGCCAGCGCTGGAGCCTGTACGAACGCAATCACGACGCCAACCAGCGCAACGCCTTCCGCATCCTGGCCGCCTTGCCCGAGGCGCTGGAGGCGCAGGGCCAGCTGAGCCTGCACTACCAGCCGCGGGTGAGTCTGCGCAGCGGCGAATGCGTTGGCGTGGAAGCGCTGCTGCGTTGGCAGCATCCGCTGCTGGGCACGGTGGCGCCGAACGACTTCATCCCGCTGGCGGAAAAGACCGCACTGATGAGCCGCATCACCGCCTGGGTGCTGCGCACCGGCATCGCCCAGGCGGCGCTGTGGCAGCAGCGCGGCTATGGCTTCAGCGTCTCGCTGAACGTGTCGGCGGTGGACCTGGAGCAGGTCGACTTCATCGTCCGCCTGCAGGCGCTGCTGCAGCAGCATGCGCTGGCGCCCGGCGCGCTGGAGATCGAATTCACCGAGAGCGCGATGATCCGCGATCCGCAGCGGGTGGCCGAACAGCTGCAGCAGATCAGCGTGCTCGGAGTGAAGATCGCCATCGACGACTTCGGCACCGGCTACAGCAATCTCGGCTATCTGAAGAACATCCCGGCCAGCGCGCTGAAGATCGACCAGTCGTTCATCCGTGCCCTGCCCGGCAGCCGCAGCGACGGCATGCTGGTGCCGTCGATGATCCATCTCGGCCACGATTTCGGCCAGCAGGTGGTGGCCGAGGGCATCGAGAGCGAAACCGTGTACCGGATGCTGCGCGACTGGGGCTGCGACGAGGGCCAGGGCTACTGGATCGCGCGACCGATGACGGCCGAGGCGCTGGACGCCTGGCTGGCCGAGCCGTGGCAGGGCGGCGACGCCTGA
- a CDS encoding response regulator transcription factor, with the protein MNTDTPLGLLVDDDPLYLRTLQRTLARRGLDTRTADSAAAALALAAETPPDYALIDLKLGDESGLALIQPLRAIRADMRILLVTGYASIATAVEAIKLGADDYLPKPATVPMILRAIGLEAEEDEDEDGSDVPDAMTPLSRLQWEHIQQAMHETGGNVSAAARLLGMHRRSLQRKLAKRPSPQRDPPR; encoded by the coding sequence ATGAACACCGACACCCCGCTGGGCCTGCTGGTCGACGACGATCCGCTGTACCTGCGCACCCTGCAGCGCACCCTCGCCCGCCGTGGCCTGGACACGCGTACCGCCGACAGCGCCGCCGCCGCGCTGGCGCTGGCCGCCGAAACGCCGCCGGACTATGCGCTGATCGACCTCAAGCTCGGCGACGAATCCGGCCTGGCGCTGATCCAGCCGCTGCGCGCGATCCGCGCCGACATGCGCATCCTGCTGGTCACCGGCTACGCCAGCATCGCCACCGCGGTGGAGGCGATCAAGCTCGGTGCCGACGACTACCTGCCCAAGCCGGCCACCGTACCGATGATCCTGCGCGCGATCGGCCTGGAGGCCGAGGAGGACGAAGACGAGGACGGCAGCGACGTGCCGGATGCGATGACCCCGCTCAGCCGCCTGCAGTGGGAACACATCCAGCAGGCCATGCACGAGACCGGCGGCAACGTCTCCGCGGCCGCACGCCTGCTCGGCATGCACCGCCGGTCGCTGCAACGCAAGCTGGCCAAGCGCCCCAGCCCGCAGCGCGACCCGCCGCGCTGA
- a CDS encoding ATP-binding protein — translation MDSTDASFLRTLCSLRWLATAGQAATILVATWPLQLPLPQAPLWAGVAVLALFNLYAQLRLRHADSAAPATAFGHILVDVTVLTWMVGWSGGIGNAFGSLFLVLIALAVLALPLRWALAVALACVAGYAVSALFGLPLPHGPYQALDLQRWGMAANFLLSTVVVLVFSTRLAIAMRERERELALLRERFTRNEGIVALATHAASVAHELNTPLATMTLLTDDIAEQSDQPELREDLDTLRELLVQCRERVLALAAPAQRAGGQTVSLAQVLHQWQLVRPTVRLRRNDDAPLQLRMESAIGHLLQVLLNNAADAGERAGHPQVDLNVRVTGSELVGEVRDYGGGFDANQVGLPATLFRSGKPESMGVGLALSHATIERLGGELWTEPAPDHGARVGFRLPLLALETSA, via the coding sequence ATGGATTCCACCGATGCCTCCTTCCTGCGCACCCTGTGCAGCCTGCGCTGGCTGGCCACCGCCGGCCAGGCCGCGACGATCCTGGTGGCGACCTGGCCGCTGCAGTTGCCGCTGCCGCAGGCGCCGCTGTGGGCCGGCGTGGCGGTGCTGGCGCTGTTCAACCTGTACGCGCAACTGCGCCTGCGCCATGCCGACTCGGCCGCGCCGGCCACCGCCTTCGGCCACATCCTGGTCGACGTGACCGTGCTGACCTGGATGGTCGGCTGGAGCGGCGGCATCGGCAACGCCTTCGGCTCGCTGTTCCTGGTGCTGATCGCGCTGGCGGTGCTGGCCCTGCCGCTGCGCTGGGCGCTGGCGGTAGCGCTGGCCTGCGTGGCCGGCTATGCGGTCAGCGCGCTGTTCGGCCTGCCGCTGCCGCACGGCCCCTACCAGGCGCTGGACCTGCAACGCTGGGGCATGGCGGCCAATTTCCTGCTGTCCACGGTGGTGGTGCTGGTGTTCTCCACCCGCCTGGCGATCGCCATGCGCGAACGCGAGCGCGAGCTGGCGCTGCTGCGCGAGCGCTTCACCCGCAACGAGGGCATCGTCGCCCTGGCCACCCATGCCGCGTCGGTGGCGCACGAGCTGAACACGCCGCTGGCGACGATGACCCTGCTCACCGACGACATCGCCGAACAGAGCGACCAGCCGGAACTGCGCGAGGACCTGGACACCCTGCGCGAACTGCTGGTGCAGTGCCGCGAGCGGGTGCTGGCGCTGGCCGCGCCGGCGCAGCGCGCCGGCGGGCAGACCGTGTCGTTGGCGCAGGTGCTGCACCAGTGGCAGTTGGTGCGGCCCACCGTGCGCCTGCGCCGCAACGACGACGCGCCGCTGCAGCTGCGCATGGAAAGCGCCATCGGCCACCTGCTGCAGGTGCTGCTGAACAACGCCGCCGACGCCGGCGAACGCGCCGGCCACCCGCAGGTGGACCTGAACGTGCGCGTCACCGGCAGCGAACTGGTCGGCGAAGTGCGCGACTACGGCGGCGGCTTCGACGCCAACCAGGTCGGCCTGCCGGCCACCCTGTTCCGCAGCGGCAAGCCCGAGAGCATGGGCGTGGGCCTGGCGCTGTCGCATGCGACCATCGAACGCCTGGGCGGCGAGCTGTGGACCGAGCCGGCGCCGGACCACGGCGCCCGGGTCGGCTTCCGCCTGCCGCTGCTCGCCCTGGAGACCTCCGCATGA
- the ispG gene encoding flavodoxin-dependent (E)-4-hydroxy-3-methylbut-2-enyl-diphosphate synthase, which translates to MYDAVSRPTPPADAAPWARRLTQPVRIGGVTMGGGKPVVVQSMTNTDTADVASSVKQVAELWRAGSELVRLTVNNPESAAAIPRIVDKLRMMGIEVPLIGDFHYNGHQLLAAEPACAEALAKYRINPGNVGFGKKKDTQFAQLIEFALKYDKPVRIGANWGSLDQALAAQLMDENSRREVPWDAGRVLREALIRSALDSAERAVELGLGRDRIVLSCKVSGVQELIAVYRDLAQRSDFALHLGLTEAGIGSKGIVASSAALAVLLQEGIGDTIRISLTPEPGQSRTQEVIVAQELLQTTGQRAFTPLVTACPGCGRTTSEFFQELAKVVQNHVRAKMPEWKVTHPGAESMTLAVMGCVVNGPGESRHANIGISLPGTGEAPAAPVFIDGEKKVTLRGENIAHEFVALIDDYVERTYVRRTG; encoded by the coding sequence ATGTACGACGCCGTCAGCCGCCCCACGCCTCCCGCCGACGCCGCGCCCTGGGCGCGCCGTCTCACCCAGCCGGTCCGCATCGGCGGCGTCACCATGGGCGGCGGCAAGCCGGTGGTGGTGCAGTCGATGACCAATACCGACACCGCCGACGTCGCCTCCTCGGTCAAGCAGGTGGCCGAACTGTGGCGCGCTGGCTCGGAACTGGTGCGCCTGACCGTCAACAACCCGGAGTCGGCCGCGGCGATCCCGCGCATCGTCGACAAGCTGCGGATGATGGGCATCGAGGTGCCGCTGATCGGCGACTTCCACTACAACGGCCACCAGCTGCTGGCCGCCGAGCCCGCATGCGCCGAGGCGCTGGCCAAGTACCGGATCAATCCCGGCAACGTCGGCTTCGGCAAGAAGAAGGACACCCAGTTCGCGCAGCTGATCGAATTCGCGCTCAAGTACGACAAGCCGGTGCGCATCGGCGCCAACTGGGGCTCGCTGGACCAGGCGCTGGCCGCGCAGCTGATGGACGAGAACTCGCGGCGCGAAGTGCCGTGGGATGCCGGCCGGGTGCTGCGCGAGGCGCTGATCCGCTCGGCGCTGGATTCGGCCGAGCGCGCGGTGGAACTGGGCCTGGGCCGCGACCGCATCGTGCTCAGCTGCAAGGTCAGCGGCGTGCAGGAGCTGATCGCGGTGTACCGCGACCTGGCGCAGCGCTCGGACTTCGCCCTGCACCTGGGCCTGACCGAGGCCGGCATCGGCAGCAAGGGCATCGTCGCCTCCAGCGCGGCGCTGGCGGTGCTGCTGCAGGAAGGCATCGGCGACACCATCCGCATCTCGCTGACCCCGGAGCCGGGGCAGTCGCGTACGCAGGAAGTGATCGTCGCCCAGGAACTGCTGCAGACCACCGGCCAGCGCGCCTTCACCCCGCTGGTCACCGCCTGCCCGGGCTGCGGCCGCACCACCTCCGAGTTCTTCCAGGAGCTGGCCAAGGTGGTGCAGAACCACGTCCGCGCGAAGATGCCGGAGTGGAAGGTGACCCATCCCGGCGCCGAGAGCATGACCCTGGCGGTGATGGGCTGCGTGGTCAACGGGCCGGGCGAGTCGCGCCACGCCAACATCGGCATCTCGCTGCCCGGCACCGGCGAGGCGCCGGCCGCGCCGGTGTTCATCGACGGCGAGAAGAAGGTGACCCTGCGTGGCGAGAACATCGCCCACGAGTTCGTCGCGCTGATCGACGACTACGTCGAACGGACCTATGTCCGCCGCACCGGATGA
- a CDS encoding phosphatase PAP2 family protein, giving the protein MSAAPDESAAEAAGLRRWLRRNAWRVILLFAGVLLPLGVFVALADEVHALEDLYFDEPLLWSMRGLTSPGWDRFFTVVTEAGYQYGVIPLDTLIVLVLLGLRRWREALFAALSFIGSALLNMGAKQFFQRDRPSLWESIAPEHHTFSFPSGHAMGSMTLAAVLIALSWRTRWRWPVLWLAGCFTLLVGVSRVYLGVHYPSDILGGWSAALVWVVGLYLLLFRGERRPRWRARRLAS; this is encoded by the coding sequence ATGTCCGCCGCACCGGATGAGTCCGCCGCCGAGGCGGCCGGCCTGCGCCGCTGGCTGCGGCGCAATGCCTGGCGCGTGATCCTGCTGTTCGCCGGGGTGCTGCTGCCGTTGGGCGTGTTCGTGGCCCTGGCCGACGAAGTGCATGCGCTGGAAGACCTCTACTTCGACGAGCCGCTGTTGTGGAGCATGCGCGGCCTGACCAGCCCCGGCTGGGATCGGTTCTTCACCGTGGTCACCGAGGCCGGCTACCAGTACGGTGTGATCCCGCTGGACACCTTGATCGTGCTGGTACTGCTGGGCCTGCGCCGCTGGCGCGAGGCGCTGTTCGCGGCGCTGTCCTTCATCGGTTCGGCGCTGCTGAACATGGGCGCCAAGCAGTTCTTCCAGCGCGACCGGCCCAGCCTGTGGGAGTCGATCGCGCCGGAGCACCACACCTTCAGTTTCCCCAGCGGCCACGCGATGGGCTCGATGACCCTGGCGGCGGTGCTGATCGCGCTGAGCTGGCGCACCCGCTGGCGCTGGCCGGTGCTGTGGCTGGCCGGCTGCTTCACCCTGCTGGTCGGCGTGTCGCGGGTGTACCTGGGCGTGCATTACCCCTCGGACATCCTCGGCGGCTGGAGCGCGGCGCTGGTGTGGGTGGTGGGGCTGTACCTGCTGCTGTTCCGCGGCGAGCGCCGGCCGCGCTGGCGCGCACGGCGGCTGGCGAGCTGA
- a CDS encoding NAD(P)/FAD-dependent oxidoreductase, with product MRSPTPTRSTHPSVAIVGGGPAGLTAAVILNRHGWPVSVFEGDASLEARDQGGTLDLHPEDGQLALHKAGLLERFKAIARYEDQEQRSLDYATGAVLREEVPLPGTGDRPEIDRLVLRRLLLEATDGTTIRWDSKVTGVIGNRSGGYRLQLQDGLTPAFDIVIGADGAWSRVRSAVTPVVPAYTGVTFVELWLSEVDTRHPHSAALVGHGTMFALHGPTGIIAQRNGGGTIRVYAAFRTGPEHGDWPDSALHGIDKPALLARFDGWSATLRRLIADADRIAAIRPIVALPPGLRWPHRSGLALVGDAAHVMPPLGVGVNLAMLDAAELAEALVGAADWRGAMQRWEVAMLNRAAGFASLCRDGFAEMFPDAALPGA from the coding sequence ATGCGCAGCCCCACCCCAACCCGCTCAACCCATCCCAGCGTCGCGATCGTCGGTGGCGGCCCCGCCGGACTCACGGCCGCGGTCATCTTAAACCGCCATGGTTGGCCGGTCTCGGTGTTCGAAGGCGACGCCTCGCTGGAGGCGCGCGACCAAGGCGGCACGCTCGACCTGCACCCGGAAGATGGCCAGTTGGCCCTGCACAAGGCCGGGCTGCTGGAACGGTTCAAGGCGATTGCGCGCTACGAGGACCAGGAGCAGCGATCGCTGGACTACGCCACCGGTGCCGTCCTGCGCGAGGAGGTGCCGCTTCCGGGGACCGGCGATCGCCCGGAGATCGACCGTCTCGTGCTGCGCCGACTCCTGCTGGAAGCGACCGATGGCACCACCATCCGCTGGGACAGCAAGGTGACCGGCGTGATCGGCAACCGCAGCGGGGGATACCGCCTGCAGTTGCAAGATGGGCTCACGCCCGCCTTCGATATCGTGATCGGCGCAGACGGCGCCTGGTCGCGCGTGCGCAGCGCAGTGACCCCGGTGGTCCCGGCGTACACCGGCGTGACCTTCGTCGAACTGTGGCTGTCCGAGGTGGATACCCGGCATCCGCACAGCGCGGCGCTGGTCGGGCACGGCACGATGTTCGCGCTGCACGGCCCCACCGGCATCATCGCGCAACGCAACGGCGGCGGGACGATTCGCGTCTATGCCGCCTTCCGCACCGGCCCCGAACACGGCGATTGGCCGGACAGCGCCTTGCACGGCATCGACAAGCCCGCCCTGCTGGCGCGCTTCGATGGCTGGTCGGCGACCTTGCGGCGCCTGATCGCCGATGCGGACCGCATCGCCGCCATACGCCCGATCGTGGCCTTGCCGCCGGGACTACGCTGGCCGCACCGCAGCGGGTTGGCGCTGGTCGGCGATGCGGCGCACGTCATGCCGCCGCTGGGCGTCGGCGTCAACCTGGCCATGCTCGACGCCGCCGAACTCGCCGAAGCCCTGGTCGGCGCCGCGGACTGGCGCGGCGCGATGCAACGCTGGGAAGTGGCGATGCTCAACCGTGCCGCCGGGTTCGCCTCGCTGTGCCGCGACGGGTTTGCCGAGATGTTCCCCGACGCAGCGCTCCCGGGCGCGTGA
- a CDS encoding MarR family transcriptional regulator yields MPDAPAEWTPHAMPTLVVGRLARLLLKLSDERLRLAGITAAQLPVLVALKHGEQRTQGELARMAGVEQPSMAQLLARMERDGLIKRERAAADKRSAAISLTDQALALLEPGREALRGVDQQVCAGLQPEEQQLLLGLLDRMIANAGSAA; encoded by the coding sequence ATGCCCGACGCGCCTGCCGAGTGGACGCCGCATGCCATGCCGACGTTGGTGGTCGGTCGCCTGGCGCGCCTGCTGCTCAAGCTGAGCGACGAGCGGCTGCGCCTGGCCGGCATCACTGCGGCCCAGCTCCCGGTGCTGGTGGCGTTGAAGCACGGCGAGCAGCGCACGCAGGGCGAACTGGCCCGAATGGCCGGCGTCGAACAGCCGAGCATGGCGCAGTTGCTCGCGCGCATGGAGCGCGACGGACTGATCAAGCGCGAACGCGCGGCCGCGGACAAGCGCAGCGCGGCGATCTCCCTAACCGACCAGGCACTTGCGCTGCTGGAACCTGGCCGCGAGGCCTTGCGCGGCGTCGACCAGCAGGTCTGCGCCGGCCTGCAGCCGGAGGAGCAGCAACTGCTGCTCGGCTTGCTCGACCGCATGATCGCCAACGCCGGATCCGCCGCGTGA
- a CDS encoding TPM domain-containing protein, whose product MRNQASALVPRRDVDAARAWAPFRLGALLVLALLLWPALGRCAVAIPPYTPNVVDPAGALSADDTQRINAALQRLRERQHIWGAVYLVPSLQDEPIERLAERAFRTWQLGQKGTDNGLLLVLAMQDRRSRFEVGYGLEGLLPDVVARHALDDYLAPRLRQGDTADAIVAAFDFMGRAAAQDPAAVAELAQPADDGMHWRRGAIAWAGLLVLIWLLLPLRSAWTGVLRRRLLRRHPRLSAQPEELVQDTAPGGFWAWFIRLFLSANPGIFVVLLSARSMTMTVIFLALELLILVLTLAIAAQRYRSPRRYSRFLQALTRRRNALIRKGHIAETAPGVFAYTASYYADQAARERAAAESAGSSSSSSSSSSSSSSSSGGGSSGGGGASSSW is encoded by the coding sequence ATGCGCAATCAGGCTTCTGCCCTTGTCCCGCGCCGCGATGTTGACGCTGCGCGCGCGTGGGCGCCGTTCCGGCTTGGCGCCCTGCTGGTCCTGGCCCTGCTGCTGTGGCCGGCGCTCGGCCGCTGCGCCGTCGCCATTCCGCCGTACACGCCGAACGTGGTCGATCCCGCCGGCGCGCTCAGCGCGGACGACACCCAGCGGATCAACGCGGCGCTGCAGCGCCTGCGCGAGCGCCAGCACATCTGGGGCGCGGTCTACCTCGTGCCGTCGCTGCAGGACGAGCCGATCGAACGCCTGGCCGAACGCGCCTTCCGCACCTGGCAGCTCGGCCAGAAAGGGACGGACAACGGCCTGTTGCTGGTGCTGGCGATGCAGGACCGGCGTTCGCGCTTCGAAGTGGGCTACGGGCTGGAAGGCCTGCTGCCCGACGTGGTCGCCCGGCACGCGCTGGACGACTACCTGGCGCCGCGCCTGCGCCAGGGCGACACCGCCGACGCGATCGTGGCCGCGTTCGACTTCATGGGCCGCGCCGCCGCGCAGGATCCCGCAGCCGTCGCCGAACTGGCGCAACCGGCCGACGACGGCATGCACTGGCGGCGCGGCGCCATCGCCTGGGCGGGCCTGCTGGTGCTGATCTGGCTGCTGCTGCCGCTGCGCAGTGCCTGGACCGGCGTCCTGCGCAGGCGCCTGCTGCGACGGCACCCGCGCCTGTCGGCCCAGCCCGAGGAACTGGTCCAGGACACCGCACCTGGGGGTTTCTGGGCATGGTTCATCCGCCTGTTCCTGAGCGCCAATCCCGGCATCTTCGTGGTGCTGCTGTCGGCCAGGTCGATGACGATGACGGTGATCTTCCTGGCGCTGGAACTGCTGATCCTGGTACTGACCCTGGCCATCGCTGCGCAGCGCTACCGCTCGCCGCGGCGCTACAGCCGCTTCCTGCAGGCGCTCACGCGGCGGCGCAATGCGCTGATCCGCAAAGGGCATATCGCCGAGACCGCGCCCGGGGTGTTCGCCTACACCGCCAGCTACTACGCCGATCAGGCCGCCAGGGAACGCGCCGCGGCCGAGTCCGCGGGATCGTCCTCGTCCTCCTCGTCTTCGTCCTCCAGCAGCAGCTCGTCTTCCGGCGGGGGCAGCTCCGGTGGCGGTGGCGCCAGTTCGAGCTGGTAG
- a CDS encoding aspartate/glutamate racemase family protein, translated as MKTIGMIGGMSWESTLPYYRHINETVRAHLGGLHSARILLHSVDFHEIAQYQRDGDWDAAGAALAASARALQAGGADFLVLCTNTMHCVADAIAAAVPLPLLHIADATADALQAAGIARVGLLGTRFTMEQAFYRDRLQRRGFEVLIPDVPAREDVHRIIYEELCQGLVLAPSRLRYQEVIAALQAQGAEAVILGCTEISLLIGPTDAAMPLFDTTALHARAAALHSLA; from the coding sequence ATGAAGACCATCGGCATGATCGGCGGCATGAGCTGGGAATCCACCCTGCCCTACTACCGGCACATCAACGAGACGGTCCGCGCGCACCTGGGCGGGCTGCACTCGGCCAGGATCCTGCTGCACAGCGTGGATTTCCACGAGATCGCGCAGTACCAGCGCGACGGCGACTGGGATGCGGCCGGCGCCGCCCTGGCGGCGTCGGCGCGCGCGCTGCAGGCCGGCGGCGCCGATTTCCTGGTGCTGTGCACCAACACCATGCACTGCGTCGCCGACGCGATCGCCGCCGCGGTCCCGCTGCCGCTGCTGCATATCGCCGACGCCACCGCCGATGCGCTGCAGGCCGCCGGCATCGCCCGCGTCGGCCTGCTCGGCACCCGCTTCACCATGGAACAGGCGTTCTACCGCGACCGGCTGCAGCGGCGCGGCTTCGAGGTGCTGATCCCGGATGTGCCGGCGCGCGAGGACGTGCATCGCATCATCTACGAAGAGCTGTGCCAGGGCCTGGTGCTTGCGCCGTCGCGGCTGCGCTACCAGGAGGTGATCGCGGCGCTGCAGGCGCAGGGCGCGGAGGCGGTGATCCTGGGCTGTACCGAGATTTCCCTGCTGATCGGCCCCACCGACGCGGCGATGCCGCTGTTCGATACGACCGCACTGCATGCGCGCGCCGCCGCGCTGCACAGCCTGGCCTAG
- a CDS encoding DMT family transporter, with translation MLASTMAFGLMVVAIRLASAQLSTLQIAFFRNLFGLLFLLPMLLRPGRPLPRTAQLPRYLLRTAIGLVSMLAGFWAIGHLPLSQAIALSYSTPLFATLAAALWLGETVRLRRWLAVLCGFAGVLLIVRPGAAAFSPGTLVAVLAAVMSALVAIQIKQLARVDDANTVVFYTYAFWVPMSLLPALFVWRWPQGIDWLWLLATGLFGTLGQLLWTHALRLGEVSALTPISFTQLPLVALFGWWLFDETLDGGTVLGALVILGANAYIAHREAVLARRAARAGAGTPPTLDA, from the coding sequence ATGCTGGCCAGCACCATGGCCTTCGGGCTGATGGTGGTGGCGATCCGGCTGGCGTCGGCGCAGCTGTCGACGCTGCAGATCGCCTTCTTCCGCAACCTGTTCGGCCTGCTGTTCCTGCTGCCGATGCTGCTGCGCCCGGGCCGGCCGCTGCCGCGCACCGCACAACTGCCGCGCTACCTGCTGCGCACCGCGATCGGCCTGGTGTCGATGCTGGCCGGGTTCTGGGCGATCGGCCACCTGCCGCTGTCGCAGGCGATCGCGCTGTCCTACTCCACCCCGCTGTTCGCGACACTGGCCGCCGCGCTATGGCTGGGCGAGACGGTGCGCCTGCGGCGCTGGCTGGCGGTGCTGTGCGGCTTCGCCGGGGTGCTGCTGATCGTGCGCCCCGGCGCCGCCGCGTTCAGTCCCGGCACCCTGGTGGCGGTGCTGGCGGCGGTGATGAGCGCGCTGGTCGCGATCCAGATCAAGCAACTGGCACGGGTGGACGACGCCAACACGGTGGTGTTCTACACCTACGCGTTCTGGGTGCCGATGTCGCTGCTGCCGGCGCTGTTCGTGTGGCGCTGGCCGCAGGGCATCGACTGGCTGTGGCTGCTGGCCACCGGCCTGTTCGGCACGCTCGGGCAGTTGCTGTGGACGCACGCGCTGCGGCTCGGCGAGGTCTCTGCGCTGACCCCGATCAGCTTCACCCAACTGCCGCTGGTGGCACTGTTCGGCTGGTGGCTGTTCGACGAGACCCTGGACGGCGGTACCGTGCTGGGCGCGCTGGTGATCCTCGGCGCCAACGCCTATATCGCCCACCGCGAGGCGGTGCTGGCACGGCGTGCAGCGCGTGCCGGCGCCGGCACCCCGCCGACGCTGGACGCCTGA